Proteins from a genomic interval of Salinivibrio kushneri:
- the panB gene encoding 3-methyl-2-oxobutanoate hydroxymethyltransferase, translating to MKKITITDLITWKQQGQKFASLTAYDASFAQLFEQQDVPVLLVGDSLGMVLQGKSDTLSVSVDELAYHTRCVRAGSPNSLLMADMPFMSCATPEQACTNAAALIKAGANMVKVEGGSWLVDTVKMLTERAVPVCAHLGLTPQSVNIFGGFKVQGREEEKAEQMVADAVALEKAGAQIIVLECVPASLAKRITETVSVPVIGIGAGGDTDGQILVMHDMLGVSANYMPKFSKNYLAETGDARAAVAKYVQEVASGEFPGSAHTFK from the coding sequence ATGAAAAAAATCACAATTACCGATCTGATCACTTGGAAGCAGCAAGGACAGAAATTTGCGTCCTTGACTGCCTATGATGCGAGCTTTGCTCAATTGTTTGAGCAGCAGGATGTGCCTGTTTTATTGGTTGGCGATTCGTTAGGCATGGTGCTGCAAGGTAAAAGCGATACCTTGTCGGTATCGGTTGACGAGCTGGCGTACCACACCCGCTGTGTCCGAGCAGGGAGTCCAAATAGTTTGCTAATGGCCGACATGCCATTTATGAGCTGTGCCACCCCTGAGCAAGCCTGCACCAATGCCGCAGCATTGATCAAAGCGGGCGCCAATATGGTCAAAGTCGAGGGCGGATCATGGTTGGTTGATACGGTGAAAATGCTCACCGAGCGCGCCGTGCCGGTTTGTGCGCACTTAGGTCTTACCCCGCAATCGGTGAATATCTTTGGTGGCTTTAAAGTACAAGGCCGTGAGGAAGAAAAAGCCGAGCAAATGGTAGCCGATGCGGTCGCGCTAGAAAAAGCCGGCGCGCAGATCATTGTGCTGGAATGCGTTCCCGCTTCACTGGCCAAGCGCATTACTGAAACCGTGTCTGTGCCTGTGATTGGCATTGGCGCGGGCGGTGACACAGATGGTCAAATTTTGGTCATGCATGATATGCTCGGCGTATCGGCAAACTACATGCCTAAGTTCTCGAAAAACTACTTGGCAGAGACCGGTGATGCGCGTGCGGCAGTGGCTAAGTATGTGCAAGAAGTGGCGAGTGGCGAATTTCCCGGTTCCGCCCACACGTTTAAATAG
- a CDS encoding HD-GYP domain-containing protein has product MSASSIKLSTERLQAGLYIKLPLKWRDHPFMLNRFQIESEAQAKVIRSLPTSFVYYYPDKSTTVPLPALTEKKENPDEVDPHAVSREKAAMEQEKQQRIEEQRRFRARIQKVQKHYQRSMAQLRAINMKAANRPQAANEDVRMLVDSMMVFGSESNVTLHLMDDPSLAEDMYAHSLNVAVLALMLARSNGYDNDQLRSLITGAVLHDIGTKKVPSAIVRKKERLTEPEMNYYRQHVNYGAELVAEMEECTPEVETIIAQHHEFANGSGFPKGLLGDDIDEAAQIVSMVNFFDRLCRPQFGASARMPFAALSHLFKDNKAKFNPRLLALFVKMMGVYPPGTVVKLSNDDLGMIISVNSSALLKPNVMIYDPDIPSDQATIIDMRDSELEIDTAVPISKLPDAVKEYLKPRTRISYFMDADG; this is encoded by the coding sequence GCATTAAACTCTCAACAGAGCGACTTCAAGCCGGTCTTTATATCAAACTGCCGCTAAAATGGCGCGATCATCCATTTATGCTTAATCGTTTTCAAATAGAAAGCGAGGCACAAGCGAAGGTAATACGCTCGCTCCCAACAAGCTTTGTCTACTACTACCCAGATAAAAGTACAACGGTCCCCTTACCCGCGCTGACAGAAAAAAAAGAAAACCCGGATGAAGTCGATCCACATGCAGTCAGCCGAGAAAAAGCGGCGATGGAGCAGGAAAAACAACAGCGAATAGAAGAGCAACGCCGCTTTCGCGCACGCATTCAAAAAGTGCAGAAGCACTATCAACGTTCAATGGCACAACTGCGGGCGATCAATATGAAAGCGGCCAACCGTCCTCAAGCAGCGAACGAGGATGTCCGCATGCTCGTCGATAGCATGATGGTCTTTGGTAGCGAGTCGAATGTCACCCTGCACCTGATGGACGATCCGAGTTTGGCAGAAGACATGTATGCGCACTCACTGAATGTGGCCGTTCTCGCGCTGATGTTGGCACGCAGTAACGGGTACGACAATGACCAGCTTCGCTCGCTGATCACCGGCGCGGTGCTGCATGATATCGGTACCAAGAAGGTGCCGTCGGCCATCGTGCGAAAAAAGGAGCGACTGACAGAGCCGGAAATGAATTACTACCGTCAACATGTTAATTATGGGGCGGAGCTAGTAGCAGAAATGGAAGAGTGTACCCCTGAGGTCGAAACCATCATTGCCCAGCACCACGAGTTTGCTAACGGCAGTGGCTTCCCCAAAGGCCTATTGGGCGATGACATCGACGAAGCGGCGCAGATTGTCAGTATGGTGAACTTTTTTGACCGCTTATGTCGTCCTCAGTTTGGCGCATCCGCACGGATGCCTTTTGCCGCCTTGTCTCATCTTTTTAAAGACAATAAAGCCAAATTCAACCCGCGTCTGTTGGCACTATTTGTCAAGATGATGGGCGTTTATCCGCCAGGAACGGTGGTAAAGTTGTCGAATGACGATCTCGGCATGATTATCTCGGTGAACAGCTCTGCCCTGCTTAAACCCAATGTGATGATTTATGATCCGGATATTCCTTCTGATCAAGCCACCATCATTGACATGCGTGACAGTGAGCTAGAGATAGACACGGCTGTGCCTATCTCTAAACTGCCAGACGCGGTAAAAGAATACCTGAAGCCGCGCACCCGGATTTCGTATTTTATGGACGCTGACGGCTAA
- the panC gene encoding pantoate--beta-alanine ligase yields the protein MQVISEVAPLRDHINQWQKAAKRIAFVPTMGNLHQGHLTLVRKAREQGDVVVVSIFVNPMQFDRADDLTNYPRTLDDDLTKLREEGVELVFTPTADTLYPHGLDAHTRVEVPGLSTMLEGASRPGHFRGVATVVSKLFNLVQPAVACFGEKDFQQLAVIRKLVADMAMPIEIIGVPTVRESDGLAMSSRNNNLTVDERQRAPVLAKTMRWMSAQMRNGSRDLDDLIEDAHDQLRAAGLQPDEFYIRDATSLAQLHENSRQAVILVAAYLGTTRLIDNLTVELHRAVEKADKADPSGD from the coding sequence ATGCAGGTAATTTCTGAGGTGGCGCCACTGCGCGATCACATTAATCAGTGGCAAAAAGCGGCCAAGCGCATCGCCTTTGTACCGACCATGGGGAATCTCCATCAAGGGCATTTAACCTTGGTTCGCAAAGCCCGGGAGCAAGGCGATGTGGTGGTGGTCAGCATTTTTGTTAATCCGATGCAATTTGATCGCGCGGACGACTTAACCAACTACCCGCGTACATTGGATGATGATTTGACCAAGTTGCGTGAGGAGGGCGTGGAGTTGGTGTTTACACCAACGGCCGATACCCTCTATCCACACGGACTGGATGCACATACTAGAGTTGAGGTGCCAGGACTTTCAACCATGTTAGAAGGGGCATCGCGCCCCGGTCATTTCCGTGGTGTCGCCACCGTGGTGAGCAAACTCTTTAATTTGGTGCAGCCGGCGGTGGCCTGTTTTGGCGAAAAAGACTTTCAGCAATTGGCGGTGATCCGCAAATTGGTGGCAGACATGGCTATGCCGATTGAAATTATTGGTGTGCCTACCGTGCGTGAAAGTGATGGGTTGGCGATGAGCTCTCGTAATAACAACCTAACCGTCGATGAGCGTCAACGTGCACCAGTGCTGGCGAAAACCATGCGCTGGATGAGTGCGCAAATGCGTAATGGGAGTCGTGATCTCGATGATCTGATTGAAGATGCTCACGATCAACTGCGTGCGGCGGGGTTACAGCCTGATGAATTTTATATTCGTGACGCCACGTCTCTTGCGCAATTGCATGAAAACAGCCGACAAGCGGTGATTCTCGTCGCCGCCTATCTTGGTACGACACGCCTTATTGATAACCTGACGGTGGAGCTGCATCGAGCCGTCGAGAAAGCGGACAAAGCTGATCCTAGTGGCGATTAA
- the sfsA gene encoding DNA/RNA nuclease SfsA, with protein MQFSPPLASATLVRRYKRFLTDVTLANGESLTMHCANTGAMTGCATPGDTVWYSTSDNSKRKYPHSWELNHTQQGHWICVNTARANPLAVEAVQAGSIPELVGYRQLQTEVRYGSENSRIDLLLRDDDKPDCYIEVKSVTLLEEDGWGAFPDAVSKRGQKHLRELMAMAEQGHRAVLLFVVLHSGIEKVTGAPHIDPDYNQLLNQALASGVEVICYQAQMSPSELNLVNSVPFVGHTAKV; from the coding sequence ATGCAGTTTTCCCCACCACTAGCGTCGGCAACCTTAGTACGCCGCTACAAACGTTTTTTAACCGATGTCACGCTGGCTAATGGCGAGTCGCTGACCATGCATTGTGCCAATACCGGGGCGATGACCGGTTGTGCGACGCCAGGCGATACGGTTTGGTATTCCACCTCCGATAATAGCAAACGTAAATACCCGCATAGTTGGGAGCTCAATCATACCCAGCAGGGACACTGGATTTGTGTCAACACGGCGCGTGCTAACCCCTTAGCGGTTGAAGCGGTGCAGGCAGGTAGTATTCCTGAACTAGTGGGGTATCGACAATTACAGACGGAAGTACGCTATGGCAGCGAAAACAGTCGCATAGACCTACTATTACGTGACGATGACAAACCTGACTGCTATATAGAAGTAAAGAGTGTCACATTATTGGAGGAAGACGGCTGGGGGGCGTTTCCGGATGCTGTCTCCAAGCGTGGGCAAAAGCACTTGCGTGAATTGATGGCGATGGCAGAGCAAGGACATCGTGCGGTCTTATTATTCGTTGTTTTGCACTCAGGGATTGAAAAAGTCACAGGCGCCCCCCATATCGACCCGGATTATAACCAGTTATTAAATCAGGCGCTGGCGTCAGGGGTAGAAGTGATCTGCTATCAGGCTCAGATGTCGCCGAGTGAGCTAAATCTGGTTAATTCCGTACCTTTTGTTGGTCATACTGCAAAAGTGTAA
- the dksA gene encoding RNA polymerase-binding protein DksA, which produces MPESKEKKSLGILAIAGLEPYQEKPGEEYMGEAQLEHFRKILNAWRNQLREEVDRTMNHMKDEAANFPDPVDRAAQEEEFNLELRNRDRERKLIKKIDKTLQRIEDDDFGFCDSCGIEIGVRRLEARPTAELCIDCKTLAELKEKQMAG; this is translated from the coding sequence ATGCCAGAAAGCAAAGAAAAGAAATCGCTGGGCATCCTGGCCATTGCCGGATTAGAGCCATACCAGGAGAAACCTGGAGAGGAGTATATGGGAGAGGCTCAGCTTGAGCATTTCCGTAAAATCCTCAATGCGTGGCGTAATCAGCTCAGGGAAGAAGTCGACCGCACCATGAATCATATGAAAGATGAGGCGGCCAATTTCCCCGATCCTGTCGATCGTGCAGCACAGGAAGAGGAATTCAACCTAGAGCTGCGTAACCGCGATCGCGAGCGCAAGCTGATTAAGAAGATCGATAAGACATTGCAGCGTATCGAAGATGATGACTTCGGCTTTTGCGACTCGTGTGGTATCGAAATTGGGGTGCGCCGCTTAGAAGCTCGCCCAACAGCAGAGTTGTGTATTGACTGTAAAACACTGGCTGAGCTAAAAGAAAAGCAAATGGCTGGCTAA
- the folK gene encoding 2-amino-4-hydroxy-6-hydroxymethyldihydropteridine diphosphokinase yields the protein MNRVYIAIGSNLGDPVEKAKQAIAALKSLPQSHFVAASALYTSKPMGPADQPDYVNAVAALDTQLDPLTLLDATQAIELDYGRERKAERWGPRTLDLDILLYGNRVIDEPRLTVPHYGMKVREFVLYPLADIAPDLCLPDGSTLAACLTRVDRNGLTRICDHV from the coding sequence ATGAATCGGGTATATATCGCCATTGGCAGCAATCTCGGTGATCCTGTAGAAAAAGCCAAACAGGCGATTGCTGCGTTAAAGTCACTGCCGCAGAGTCATTTTGTGGCAGCGTCAGCCCTTTATACCAGCAAACCCATGGGGCCGGCCGATCAGCCCGATTATGTTAATGCCGTCGCGGCGCTGGACACTCAGCTTGACCCTCTGACACTATTGGATGCAACACAAGCGATTGAGCTTGATTATGGCAGGGAACGCAAAGCAGAGCGTTGGGGACCAAGAACCTTGGACCTTGATATTCTACTCTATGGCAATCGCGTCATCGACGAGCCGCGACTGACGGTGCCACATTATGGCATGAAAGTGCGTGAGTTCGTGCTTTATCCACTTGCCGATATCGCCCCCGACTTGTGCTTGCCTGATGGCAGCACCCTCGCCGCGTGCCTGACGCGCGTTGATCGCAATGGTTTAACCCGTATTTGCGATCACGTTTAA
- the gluQRS gene encoding tRNA glutamyl-Q(34) synthetase GluQRS has protein sequence MTSQTAYIGRFAPSPSGPLHFGSLVAALGSYLDARAHHGQWLVRIEDIDPPREQPGAASDILRTLEAFGFAWDGEVRYQSQHLSDYQAQIDAWLSAGQAYYCTCTRRQIKEAGGVYRGWCRDKDKGAQAAAVRLKSPVEVLAFQDRLHGTLGLDAHLANEDFIIKRRDGLYAYNLAVVLDDIDQGVTDIVRGADLIMPTGRHIALYQQLGQPVPRYLHLPLAVNAEGHKLSKQNRAPAIDNQAPLPALRAAMTFLGLHGVAEQEVESPTQLLDLAVTRWSLAQIPRKTEVTTAF, from the coding sequence ATGACTTCGCAGACCGCTTATATTGGCCGTTTTGCCCCTTCCCCGTCGGGCCCGCTACACTTTGGCTCATTGGTGGCGGCACTTGGCTCGTATTTAGATGCGCGCGCACACCATGGGCAGTGGCTGGTTCGGATTGAAGATATCGATCCGCCTCGCGAGCAGCCGGGCGCCGCGAGTGACATTTTGCGCACGCTGGAGGCGTTTGGTTTTGCGTGGGACGGAGAGGTGCGTTACCAAAGCCAGCACCTTTCTGATTATCAAGCGCAGATTGACGCTTGGTTAAGCGCTGGGCAGGCGTATTATTGCACCTGTACCCGGCGGCAAATCAAAGAGGCGGGTGGCGTTTACCGAGGTTGGTGTCGTGATAAAGATAAAGGGGCGCAAGCGGCGGCGGTGAGACTAAAAAGCCCTGTCGAGGTACTCGCTTTTCAGGACAGGTTGCATGGTACGCTTGGTCTTGATGCGCACCTTGCCAATGAAGACTTTATCATCAAACGACGCGACGGCTTGTATGCGTATAATCTTGCGGTGGTACTCGATGATATCGATCAAGGCGTGACCGATATCGTGCGTGGGGCGGATTTGATTATGCCGACAGGGCGCCATATCGCGTTGTACCAACAACTCGGCCAACCCGTGCCGCGTTATTTACACCTGCCTCTGGCTGTCAATGCAGAGGGACATAAGCTTTCTAAGCAAAACCGGGCCCCTGCCATTGATAATCAAGCGCCGCTTCCTGCTTTACGCGCAGCGATGACGTTTCTTGGTTTGCATGGAGTGGCTGAGCAAGAGGTGGAGAGTCCCACCCAATTATTAGACCTGGCGGTTACGCGTTGGTCGTTGGCACAGATACCGAGAAAAACGGAAGTGACGACAGCATTCTAA
- the pcnB gene encoding polynucleotide adenylyltransferase PcnB, whose protein sequence is MNRDSKTRAIEDLKLEVIPRKAHGISRKGISENALKVLYRLHKAGFEAYLVGGGVRDLLLGREPKDFDIATDATPDEVKKLFRNCRLIGRRFRLAHILFGRDVIEVATFRGHHGKGEKDKQTARSEDGMLLRDNVYGTIDEDAQRRDFTVNGLYYNIADFSIRDYAGGLDDLNNRVIRLIGDPETRYREDPVRMLRAVRFAVKLDMTINSATAAPIVELAPLLQDIPAARMFEESLKLLQSGQGVATYQMLREYNLFQQLFPAVAAHFTETQTSQTEQMLEQVLRSTDKRVVNEQRINPAFLFAAMLWYPLVTRAEEMAFESGLSYYDAFMVAASDIVDEQVKTIAIPRRFTAMIREVWQLQMRMTRRTGARAFKTLDEKKFRAAFDLLEMRGAVEGEETEALCAWWRDFQRADQSGRQKMVRAINKAHNTRKPKSRRRKGPPRRRKPQSNSDA, encoded by the coding sequence CTGAATCGTGATAGTAAAACACGCGCAATTGAGGATCTTAAGTTGGAAGTTATCCCCCGCAAAGCACATGGCATTTCGCGCAAAGGTATCAGCGAAAATGCGCTGAAAGTGCTTTATCGCCTGCACAAAGCGGGCTTTGAAGCGTACCTCGTTGGTGGCGGTGTGCGAGACCTTTTATTGGGGCGTGAACCCAAAGACTTTGATATTGCCACCGATGCCACCCCAGATGAAGTCAAAAAGCTGTTTCGTAACTGTCGACTCATTGGGCGGCGTTTTCGTCTTGCCCACATCCTATTTGGCCGCGATGTGATTGAGGTGGCCACATTCCGAGGCCACCACGGCAAAGGCGAGAAAGATAAGCAAACGGCTCGCTCAGAAGATGGGATGCTATTGCGTGACAATGTATATGGCACCATCGATGAAGACGCGCAGCGCCGTGACTTTACGGTGAACGGGCTGTATTACAATATCGCCGACTTTTCTATTCGGGATTACGCAGGGGGGCTTGATGATCTCAATAACCGCGTTATCCGCCTGATCGGTGATCCTGAAACGCGCTACCGTGAAGATCCAGTACGGATGTTACGCGCGGTGCGCTTTGCGGTTAAGCTCGATATGACGATTAACAGCGCGACCGCCGCGCCGATTGTCGAGCTTGCGCCGTTATTGCAAGATATCCCAGCCGCTCGAATGTTTGAAGAAAGCTTGAAGTTGTTGCAATCCGGTCAAGGGGTCGCGACATATCAAATGTTGCGCGAGTACAATTTATTTCAGCAACTCTTCCCGGCAGTGGCCGCACACTTTACCGAGACACAAACCAGCCAAACAGAGCAAATGCTAGAGCAGGTATTACGCTCAACCGATAAGCGGGTGGTTAACGAACAACGCATTAACCCGGCTTTCTTATTTGCCGCCATGCTTTGGTATCCTTTGGTGACACGGGCGGAAGAAATGGCATTTGAAAGTGGCTTGAGCTACTACGACGCCTTCATGGTGGCCGCCAGTGATATTGTGGATGAGCAAGTGAAGACCATCGCCATTCCGCGGCGCTTCACCGCCATGATACGTGAAGTGTGGCAATTGCAAATGCGCATGACGCGTCGCACCGGGGCGCGTGCGTTTAAAACGTTGGACGAGAAAAAATTCCGTGCCGCGTTTGATTTGCTTGAGATGCGCGGTGCGGTAGAAGGTGAAGAGACAGAAGCGCTGTGTGCGTGGTGGCGAGACTTTCAGCGTGCGGATCAAAGTGGCCGCCAAAAAATGGTGCGTGCGATCAATAAAGCTCATAATACGCGTAAACCCAAGTCTCGTCGACGTAAAGGGCCGCCACGTCGGCGTAAACCGCAGTCAAATTCAGACGCATGA